GATTCTGGTGAAGAAGGCGTGGTTAAAATGGCCCTACAGCTCTTAATTAGAGTACTGAGTATACTTGGTCCAAGAGCGCGCAGGGCTTTTAATGATAGTGGTGGGCTGGTAATGCTTCGTAAATCTCTTTCCCTGAAATGGCGAGATGACGATCTAATTACTATTCTCTTTGCTGGCTCTTTTGGTGTCTCATATTCTCTAGAAAAGCTCTCCGTGGACTTTGGTACTGTGAATTTTCTCAAAAGGCTTTGCGAAGATCCTGCCGAGCTATCTCTTATTATGCCCGGTTTCCTTTCGGTGATTAATGGATTGCTAGAAACTTCCATTAACGAGGTTCAGGATCTcatcgatgatgataaattTTCTCTGCTCGACGACACCGTCTTGGATGCGCTAAGCTCGCTTGAGTTGTATTATCAGGTATTAACCATATCATTTAATGAGATCCCTGCCCTTCGCGTGTTTATCAAGGATGATATGAATTGGACTTCTGAATTCTTGTTGATTGTTCTTAGTTTATACAGCCTAGATCATATAGACGAGTTCTCTAGCTTCTACCATCGGTATTCCGAGTTCTCTGGGTCGATCTTCATTGGAAAACTATTtgatccttcttcttcaagcgCTAATGATAAGAAGTATCTATGGAAGTTTTGTTCACGTGATCCTGCATTGTTCTCTTTAACGGTCATGCCACGCGTTTTTGAGCACATTCATAGCTTTCAACAGACGGAACAATCGTTCATTAAGGATACTATTGCGGCTTCTTGCTTTTTTCGGATAATGTCTGATTACTTCGGAACAGGATCGGATTTCATATTTGATGACAATGATTTTCTACAAAGTCTTGATGTTGTGGGATCAATTCTTTTTGAGGCTGATCGAACAGAGTACCCAGCGAGGTCTGATTCAACTTTCAAAATCTGTAGAGCCGCTTTTGCTCGTTCCTATTTGAGATTCTTTACTAGATGCACCGAAGAGGAAATTAAGGAGCCTTTCTCCAGATTGTCTCACATCAAATTCTGTTTCTCCAACTTCATGTTGTATGGAAAAGTTATATCTGAAGGCttagaggaggaagaacaaggagtgatttttcttctctcgttgctcttcaagaatttgctggttgatgatgaggaaatTTCTAGTCTTGCTGCAAACTGTCTGAGAATGATTGTCATGAACGGTGGGGACTTGCCTGAACTGTCCAAAAAGTTTGCgctctctttcaaagagtcCGTCTCTTTGAACGATCTGGAGCTGAAGGTTTATCTCTGCTCTGAAATggacttgaagaatatgCTAAATGGCAAATTCAACGAAGCATTGACGGCCTCAAGGCAAGCTAAGGCCTCTAAACTCAAATCAGAGTTTATTAAAGAGCTTATAGCAAACTATCGACTCAAAATACATGTTCAACATCTCAAAAGATGGAATCTTGAGTCGATTTCGAAGGCCATAACGGAAGCAGAACTCCACAAGTTTAACAGGCACATTCAAgacgataatgatgatcttTCATACTATATTAGTACGTACGATAGAATTTGTTCAAAAATTCCAGTGGATGACATAAAGTTCAAATTATATTTGGATTCCACTGAAGGAAGGTTCAGAatgagaaggaagataCTACGTGAACCGACTTTGGAATCGACAGTGTTGCCCAGAGGCGCAGATACCATCACACTGGATGAATCAGAGAATGCTCTCTTAGGTATTGAGTCTGATACTGATACTGCAAGTTACGAATTCGTTTCGGAGCAGGTGGATTTGGAAACTTCGTTAGAAGATAAAAACCGAAAGGTTGTAAGAAGCTTGTATGTTCATGACAAGATTGTACAAATCTCTAATGTGACACAGATTCTTGGCTTAGAGACCTTTGAAATGATTGTTATTATCGGTCTGACACACTTGTACCTGATTGAGAATTACTTCCATACAGATGACGGCAATATAGTGGATATTGACGATGCACCTAAGTCTGTACGTGATCCCTATGTGCAACTTATAGCCAAGAATGATCCTAATAATGCAACTTTCAGCTCGGCCACTCACAATATAGAACCTACAAAACGAGACAAATTGCATAGAACAAGAAGCTGGAGACTGGATCGTCTTGTGTCTatttcaaaaaggaagtTCTTACTGAGAGATGTAGCCGCAGAGCTGTTCTTTGCCGATGGTAGCTCTGTTCTTATCACCTGCGGTACTAAGTCTCGTCGAAACTTGTTGTTAGGTCAGTTATCGTCAAAGATAACTGCCAAATATACCGATGAGGATTTGGAGGAAGCCATGAAATTGGCTTCCAAGCAGAAGATCACATTTGTGAATCGCCGTGATAACGGTAAGTTAAGCTCAATTCTTTTCAATACGTTCATTAATACCGGTGTGCCGCCTTCAGCCAATGTAAGCTTTTCGAGGATTACCAAGAAATGGAAGCATGGAGAACTCTCCAATTTTTACTATCTTATGCTTATTAATACTATGGCTGGACGGACTTTCAATGACTTGACGCAGTACCCGGTGTTCCCGTTCGTGATTGCTGATTACGAATCTGACGAGTTAAACCTCGACGACCCGTCCTCTTTCAGGGATTTATCAAAACCCATGGGTGCCCAGGCTAGTAAGCGTGCAGgcaagttcaaagaacGATACGAAGCCTCTGCAGAAATGGCTCCCGATGTTCCTCCAGCACACTATGGAACACACTATTCTTCTGCCATGGTGGTCGCTTCGTATTTAATCCGTATGGAGCCATTTGTAAGATCGTATTTAATCTTACAAGGAGGTAAATTTGACCATGCGGACAGgcttttttattctttaGCAAAAACCTGGAAGAGTGCTTCTTGTGACAATACTTCAGATGTCAGAGAGCTCATTCCGGAGTTTTATTACTTACCAGAGTTTTTGGTGAACTGCAACAACTTTGATTTTGGTGATCTTCAGGATGGAACTGCTGTGAATGATGTTATTTTGCCTCCCTGGGCGCATAATGATCCTAAAATATttgttgaaaagatgaGGCAGGCTTTGGAGTCTGATTATGTGTCTCAGCATCTTCCGGAATGGATTGATCTTGTCTTTGGATACAAGCAAAGAGGAGAGGAagctgttctttctttgaatgtATTTCATCATTTAAGCTATGCTGGTGCCATAGACTTGGAAGCGGTTGCTGATGAACGGGAGAAGGCTGTGGTTATTTCTACAATCCATAACTTTGGCCAAACACCTCTTCAGATATTCAGCAAACCTCATCCGAAAAGATGGACACTGTTGGCAAAATTTTCATTCGATGTGAACTCGTTGGTTGGGTTCCCGGTAAGTCGTGGTAGACATACCCTTAAGGGtgctgttgatgagataGTGTTTGATTTGGAGCACAAGGAATGGAAGACTTTGAGCGCTGATGTCCGTTCCAATGGTAAGTTGACTATACGTAAGTACTCGTCGTGCAACTTGATTCTGAATGAGAGTCTAGTTTTCGAGCAGTTAAGTCAAGATCGAATCACCAAATTTGAACTTATAGGTAGCGATAACCTATTTGTGGTCGGCTTTGAGGATGGATCTTTAATTCTGTACAAGTTGACTGCTGATACTTTGAGTAGCATCACAAATTCCCAGAGGTCTTCCATTCAACAGACCAGAATGTATTCAGGTTTGGCCAATCCAAATTGTCTCAGACTTCAGAGTATGGACGTTATGAGGAGTCATTCTGATGCTATTAAGGATATTAAGGTGTCACATTATAATGGAGTTTTACTCACTCTCAGTGATAACGGAGAAGCAATGCTATGGAATTTGGCTGATTGTGAGAAGATTAGggatattggcaatggaAATGAGAATTTGGTGAACATTTCAGAAGAATATGGATATATAGCTACGGTGGACGGAGAAAACTATCTCAAGTTGTTCACTATTAATGGGGATTTGATTAGCCAAGTGCTGCTGAAAAAGGGCGCTATCGTGGTCGAATTCTCTGAGTTTAACTTGCCGTTTGGATGCAAAGTGAACAATAGCCCATGGATGCACGTTGCCATAGTGGCGgttggatttgaagatggaacGGTGTTAATTTATCAGCTAATGTTGGAAAAAACATGGAATTTGGCTAAAATAGGAGAACTCGGGACCGAGAATAAGATTACTGCTCTTAAGTTGAAGCTAGGAATTGCATTGGATGGAGAAGGTAATAAGGTTGGACGAGGTCAGTTATTGGCTGGAACGGATGACGGAAAGTTACTAATTTGGGGATAAGTGGGAAATGTATTAATGCTATTTATTGTTTCTCTTGGTGGAGCCATAACGATTGTAGGAGTATAACCCCACACCAATCTGAAGAATGCCTAGGATCTCCATGAGCGATAGTGAGTTTGCAGTAACGAGCATGCtaatggtgatgatgatgattcgCTTCATCATGTTTGCGACCGAAAAGCTTACTGTAGGAAGTATGGTTATTACTTGGAATGCAAGTAAAGCTTGGATAAAACAGGAGACCGAAGCTAAAATCAGTAGTGTCCACGGCACGATCTGACCGGTCTGTGTGGCATTTAGAAGGTTGGAAAACTCGTAGACGAAAAAAATAGGGAAAGAGTAGACCATACCGAAAAGGGAGCAGTAAATAAGAACGTTGAGCTTGCCGGGCTGCTCAGAAGAGGCGTACTCGGAAGAATCTTTCTTAAGGACTGGCTGTTTCTCCATATCACCGGTATCAATGAACTCATCAGCACTTGCTAAAGCTAAAGAGCCAAAGTCGACTTTCGAGCCATCATTTTGGGGCTTCAAACTGAAGAGGTTTTTCCCACAGATGGACTTGACAGCAAGAACACAAACAGAACTAAAAGCAAGTAGAAGTccttgaaagaagaaattacTCGAATTGGAAGTCTGCTCCTTTTCGAGGGTTTCATTGGGTGACTGTGATACGACTATAATAATAACGCCAGAGATCAATGGAATTAGGGAGATATATGTGGTCAAAGAGAAAGCGACTCTATAATACAAGGTGTAGGACAACACGACGAGCAGCGGTTCCAATGCCTGAATGGACGCCACGGTAGCTATAGAGCACAAAGAAGTGGCCGATAAATTCAATATCTTCACAAGGAATCTTAACGATCCCATGGGCATTATGAGTCGAGTGAGTCTggaattgaatgaaaagGATTTTCTGGAGGTGCCATGATGCAATACAAAACTGAGAAGAACTCCAgcaaagaagttggaggtGAATTCAAATAAGCCAATAAAAATCGGGTAGTCGAACTGATTGAGTACAATTTTGGTCAACTGTGTACTTACCGAAGAAGCAGTATACCATACTAAACAGGTACCGATTACCCGAAGATCAAAGAGTTGAGGCATGAAATTCTGTATTGTGGCATAAAGAAGAGGTGCCGAATTGCTGAGAACTCTACCTTACTGTTAACACAAGTCCAACCAACTAGTCCCCTGTCACGTTGTGGCTGATCGATTCTTTCATATTTTGAGTTTTACACGTATACAGAGAGGTGTTATAAGGAGTTATTTGATTAAGTAGGATAGACTAATACGAGACAATCATTGCGATTTCTTCGTTCTCAACTCTTTCTGGGCATCGATGAACTTTGTGTTGAATTCAGGGTCAAACTGACTAATGATCATGGGCGAAACCATCAGTAGTATACCTGCACCTAGTAATCCACCTATTATTGGGTATCTTCTGATTAATGGGACCAATGGTAGACTGTTTAGGAAGCTATCTGACGGGTCCACATCAACAAAGTTTTTGAAATGGATCTGGTCAATCGCAAATTGTAGGCCGGCCGGCACCAAGTCCTTATTTTTGGAGTAAAATTCGTGAAGCTCGTAGTAGGTGGAATTCTTCACTAGCAACGAAAACTCATTTCCTCTGATAAAATTAAAGTCTAATGACTGGAAAAAAAGACGGTAAGTTCCTTTGTGAGAGACAGGAAGATTGAAAGATCCGTCTCGAAGAAAATGGTACACATTTTGTGTTTCTGTAGAGTCGTCTATCAGTATGATAGAGGCTCTTGCAGGATCAAGAACATTGATGGCATTTGCAGGTAATTCGAGATGCCCTGTTAATGCAAGCACACTAAATGCAAACAGTAATAATATCCAGGGAAGCATCTAAATTCTAATCCAAGAGTTCCGGAACAAGGGTGGAGAGGTGTTGATCTCGTACATCTCTACTCAATAGCTGCAAGTTTTCAAGGCTGTGGAGGGGGAGGGGGGTGCGGAAAGTTTAAATTTCcaattttcaatttttcaggggtgtaaaataaaaattttGGAATTTCTATTTCACATTTCACATTTCATTtactttctcttccttctctacTCATAAGGAAAGGTATATATTGTAGGGAGGTCTCTTAAAACATTACCACAGCTACTTCCCTCTACAACCTTCTCGAGATCGATTTCAACTTTCCGTTTTTTATTTCTGTTTGTGGCATGTTTAAGCTGCTAACTCTATACAGAGAGTTTTTACATATTTGTAGAGAATTTCTAAAATCCTAAATTGCTCTTGCAGTAGGCCATTGGGGGAATGTCTGGATGAGAGACAGCTTCAAACGTCttgaattcttcttcatattccTCTTTATCATTTAAGGTTAAATTGATCACTGCACCAAGGTTACTTTGTGAATCGCAGTATTTTGGAGCTGAAAACACGGTTACTAAACGGCCATCGTGCTCGATTTCGTATCCTCCATCTCTCACCTCGTGCGATCTgatcaccatcttcaaatgatTGCTATCGCAGAACTTCTTCGTAACATCCGGGCCGAACTGTAGGCCAATACCCCTTTTAGAAGGACCTCTTCCAGGCTCTGGCTGTGGGTCAGTCCAAAGAAGTTCCATCTCGATACCTTCTTTAGGGGGTTGCCTATGCTTGAACCGATCAATATTTCTTAAATCATCCAATGTAACATCATCAGAGCTGAAAAGTCCTCCATGCATGACCAAATACTCCTGACCGATCAAAGTGCAATATGGCAAAGAGTTGAACGACTCAGAGAAACACTTGAATAATCTATCAGTATATTTTGCCTTCACCTCATCTTGGAATCCATAAACCTGATTCATATCGTCAGTCTCATGGTTGCCTCTGTCTATATAAACATTTTTTGGGTAGAGAAGCTTCAAAGAATAGAGCAAAAATGCCACTTCACATGACCATGATCCTCTATCGACAAAATCTCCGTTGAATAAGTAAGAATGCTCTTCATTCAACTTGCCGAACGTTTCAAAGATGTGTAGAACATCGTAAAATTGACCATGAGTATCACCGCAAATGGTTATTTTCTTGACTGGCCTGTACTGGAACTCACCTGAATCTGCTGTAGCCTTTCTTGGAATACCTATCTCCACGAGAGCCTTCTCTTTATGGAATAGTTCCTTAGTTGCTGCCACAATGGCGTAGGCCTGCCTTTTAGGAAGAGTTCCTCCATTCTTAAACACttcaatcatcttctcaatgTATTTCTCAGTCATTTCTACTGTCACTATCTGTTTAGATGATCCCTTAGTAGTATTCTCCACATGAATTTTTAATTCGAGGCCGTTCTCTTCAGTAGAGACCATGCTCTCATAGTCTATCTCGTCGAATACACTTTTtccatcctcatcaacctGAATGGCCTTTTCAAACCGGATTCTGTTGACTACTTTGGctaagttcttcttcagcgACTGTGCATTCTTATCTCCAGGAGCATGTGATAGAACCGTGTCTACGTCCTTTAAAGACTTTTTATACTCTAGCATTCCACTATGAGCAACGGCCCTTCGATAATATCCCTTGAGATAGTCGGGATCTAACCGGATGGCATCGTTGGCATCGTTTAAGGCAAGGCCAAAGTTCTCATGCTTGATCTGTGCCTGCGCCCTATTAGCATAGTACACCGCAGTAGCATTAAGGTTGATGGCCTTTGTGTAAAAATCAATAGCCTTGTCataattcttcttcttcaactgttCATTTCCCTGGTTCTTGAAAGCTTCAGCTTCCGCTTGCTGAGATGTGTCTACCATCGCTTAAATATAGTCTTGTTTGATTATCGAGGTCTTCGGATCTGAGTTGaaatttttctcttttatcACTGACTGAAAATTTAGATTTAGATTAATTAGAAAATACTTTTGCTCTGGATCAAATTCATTTAACTCTAACTTCGTAATGGTCTCCACTCTTTGTAATATATCTCACATATGGATAACTTTGATAGTTCATCTTGGGCTCTCtaatcttcaaatacttcaCCTGTAATCCACTAGTAACAAAACCTTGCATCTCGAACTTCAAGTTGAGTGGAATTTTTCGAAACTTGTTTAGTTCGAGCTCGTCCGCCACAGATGGAAGCAGCAATTCAGCAATCATGACATATTCCTTGGCGCCATCAATCTTGTGGaacttccaaagaatcacAGACTCATTAGGCAGATACTTCAACGATCCTTTGTTGTAATGATACTTGGGTGAATCGACATCTCGTGGAACGGGAACTCGAATTTCTAACTTGCGAGCACTGATCCTAGATTTGAAGTTTGCCCGCACTTTCACCATGATCTCCAACCGTGTATTGGAGTGATTTCTCACTTTATAGTCAATTAGGAACATCGGCTTTAACGTGGACGAATGAACCCTGTAGCTAAACAAATTGCATTCCCCATCGGGAGGAATGAAGgatatcatcttctcagACTCGAATTTACCCAAACGAACACATTGATGGAATTTAACGTCTTCCACCTCaatgcttttctttgtATTATCAATCGGTGGCAGGCCTTTAACAGCATTGATACAGCTATTCATAAATTTTTCGTTCAACCCAAGTACCAACTCTGGCATTCCTGAGAGCGTCGACCTTAATTTGATCTCTCCATGAATCTCGGAACTCAATATCTGGTTTTTGGGGTTGATCAACATATCTATAGATTCAACAACATCCAAATATGCCTCATTCTTCTTGTGAACAATGCCAGATGATCTCCAGCTGATTGCATTTGTTACAGCAGAAGGAGCCATTCTCTCTTTAAACACTGTAGTAGAACCGggtttcttcttgctgCCTGAAGGACGAAACATCGTCTTCAAAGTAAAGGATTCCTGTGTAATGTACTCCTTGAGAATCTTCTGATCGGTAATTTGCGGCACTCCATAATCCATCATCTCGTCCAACAACTCGTAaataatggagaagttgtcCCTTattgattcttcttccaacgACTTCAGATATCCTTCTAGTACTCTGACTAGTGAATCGAGATAGCACAGTATAGCAAAGGCATTGGTATCCTCTCTTGTCAGAGCAAGTATATACAAGTTCTTGTGCATCAAGTAGATGTAGTGGACGCCATCAGAGTTTAACACAGGTACAGTACTACCGTCCTCTAGACTTCCAACAGCGTCACCATTACTGGACTTTTCCAACAACAAGATCGGAAACTTTTCCACTGCAGTGGATGGAATGTCCCATTTATAATCTCTATGAAGCAATGGTCTTCCTCTGTTGTCTAGAAAGTAAACAACCGAGGCCATGATGGAGTGAGGGGAGGAAGGATAACTATAAATGGAGGAATAAACGATGTGAAACAGATGAGTTGAGATTTAAGCGCGAAAGAGCTGGGCGGGTCCCCGGCAGCACCTCGAACGCCTGGTAGATTTCGCGGTCCAACTCCTGGCAGCAACACACACAACACCTGCAGCACTCGTGACCTTCCCCGCATCCCACGCCACCAGTTCTCTGGTATCTGCTTATCTTGAATCTACACATCTATATATCTAATCATTACTTTTCCTTCGCCAAGTTTACGTTTCCTCTCATCACTCGCAAAATGACTATTGAATCGCTGTCGGACCCAACCGATATCCAGATCCACTCCTCGCGGGCCTACAGATCAAACTTTCTGATGCCCAAGTCCTCATACTTCAATGTGAACATAACCATCAATCACTGGCAGTTAAAAGACTTGGTGTGCCGATCATCCTCCTCGAATTCGATATATTTCCCTTCAGGCACAAAAGTCAGCCGCTTAGACTTCGACCCACAAAGTCCTGTGAGTCTTTCAAAAAAGCAAGATCACCTCAAGCATGCACGGCTGACGGCAAAACAATCGGAGGCTATCTCTAATCCTTCTTCCAACGTTTTCATCGATGCTTCCAGCCACGTTGATCCCTTGGTGGCCAATTTTGAGAGCTCGCCGCGATGTCTGAAGGAAGCTGGTGGTGTGGTTGTGGTAGGGGGTGTCGTTAATACTTCGAGGACGCCCGTTCATTCGTCTGGTGGTGCTGGTAATGCTACAAGCAATAATACTACTTATCGCGCACCAGGTAAATGGAAAGGCCTCTTTGGAATACATGTTAATGAAACAGGCTATTCGGAAAATGGCCACATCGGTACCTTAATCAACAACAGTGTCACCATTAATAAAATCAGCAACACGTGCTATCGGTCATTGGTGTGTAATAACGACCAGAACCTCTATATTGTCGATGTTTTGAACCGTGGAGATGGCTTGGCACCAGAATTCAGTGTCAATATGGGTGTCGCTTTGAATCATGCTTCGCTGTCGCCAGATTTGAAGACCATTGTTACTTTAGGCGACAGCTCAAGGATCTTTGTGCTTCATCCAGAAGAGAACTTGAGAGATATCACCAATCGAGAGGTTATTTCTACTCAATCCGACTGTGGCTTTTCTACGAGTTGGAACGACTCGGGCTACCAGTTTTCGGCTTGCTTTCAGGAAGGTGTTAATTTCATATACGATATTCGTCACATGGCTAGACCCATGCACGAGATCTATTCAACAAGGAGGCAGTCACAGAACGGAGCATTTCGTGTCTGTAAGTATAGCTCGGGTACAGATGATCTATTGTTTATTTCGGAGCATCAAGGAAGGGTCCACGTAGTTGATACACGTGACTTCATGACTCATCAAGTGGTTCTGCTCCCCAAAATGTTGTACGACTATGAGGAAGGCTACTATAATCAACCAATAGTAAAAGATTACCAGGATGTTTGTGATATCCAGAACGAATTAGGATATCTTTCGAGCAGTCGCCGGTTCATTGCAGATGTTGATGTTGACAGGTTACATAattccaagttcttcaagtatACTTCAGATAGCTGTCCTAAGAGGTATCCTGCAACATCATCTGCcgccgctgctgctgctgctgctgctgctaaGAACGATCTGAAACAATCCACATATGATCCCTTGATGCATTCGACATATCTTCGGGGCACGGGTACTGGAACTTTGGCTACTACAGTTAGCAGAAACTCTAGAGGAGGTTCTTCGGAGTCCAGTGACAAACTGAAGTCACCTCTGACTGATCCGTTCTACTACTTAGACTCGGAATTGGAAATATGTGGCTTGGAGGTTTTGGGAAATAGTCAATATGGGGATGGAAGACGCTCTTTGGTGATAGGTACAGAGGATGGATTGGTTCATTGGAATATTGACAGTTGGAAGCGTCGCTGCTTTCCATCTTACGAGTTAGCGtaataaaaataaagatTTGGGTGTTTTTTAGGTAATATACATACAAAATACAATGTTTGGTACGTAGCCAATCATCTGTAGAATTGAGGACGGTTCACCTTCAACCCGTATTCATCCAGCGCACTACTCAAATCTTCGATGGTCAACGTCACTTTCTGGTTCTGGCTCTGGTTAAGTCCTCCCCCTAGGGCACCAGTCAGCGAATTCTCGTTGTTTCCATTACCGTCACTATCGGTATCCTCAGAGGTCTGCTTTTTTTCCTGAGAGTTCATCATCGTGGCCATCATAAGGGCCCTTGCTCTCACCTGAGGATTGGATGAGTTGTAAACAGCGCTGTTGGACCGGATACGCGAGTATTCGTAGGCATTTGTTGCAATATCGCTGATGAATTTCTGTGTGGCCAAAGCAAGAAGcctcttgatctttctaTTATCTGTAGCAAATCCATTTTTAGCCAAGTAATAGTCTGTCACCGCATCCGGAATAATTGGCGTAAagtcttcatcatccatcaTTTCGAGAACCTCCTCCAGAGTTTTGTCTTCACGTGTTAATACAGGCAAAGAGTGAATTGGTGGTTCTTTCTTAGTCAAATTTGGATCTTCAGGAGAAGGTGATTCAGCAGAAGCGGGTGAAGCAACTATTTCGGCAGCACTGGACGTCCTTGTATTATCTGACGTCTCGATTTCCACCTTTTTTGCTGAAGGTTCTTCACTAGAAGGCTCAGCAGATCGCTTTTCTCCTgaatcttcctcctccatCAACTCGTCAACGTCATTTGCACTAAATAATGCTCCAGAAGGAAGTTTAGACTTGTCTTCGACCGGCTTTTCCTTGGCTTCAACCGGCTTTTCCTTGGTGtttgtatcttcttcttgttctttgtcATTTTCAGCATCGTCCGCTTCTTCTACatcttctgattcttctttatcttcctctttatcCTCCTCTTTGTCCTCCTCTTTGTCCTCTTCTATATCCTCCTCCTTGTCCTCCTCCTTGTCCTCTACTTTgtcctcttctttatcCTCCTCCTTGTCCTCCTCCTTGTCCTCTACtttatcctccttcttaACTTCTACCCGTTCCTTAGTCACGTGGCCTTTCCTTGTATCTGTTCCTTTACTTCTCTTCGCCATTGTTTTCAAACTAACGCAATGCAAAAGAAGTAAACTTGTTCTATTGAGGTTTTGTCCACTCGCATAAAACTTGAGATTGactgaagaagcaaaaaaatATTATTCCGATGCTGGGAATCGAACCCAGATCTGGACCGTGAGAGGGACCTGTGATAGCCATTACACTACATCGGATACTATATATTTTTATATGACTTATTTTGACTAAATGGATAAATGATGTTTTTGGTTGTAATCTCTGCTTAGTTATTGGTGCCACATCTATTCGGCCGAAGACTCTCATACACACCTGCATCACAAACTAAGCTATTTTtgtcaaaaaaaattgatgtCCAATACAATTTTTTGGCGGAATCCGTAAACCAAattcaaaagagaagtcTAACTAGTCATACATCACGCAACAGCGGAAGAACTTCTCCGTTAGTAAATAAGTAAATATGAGCAAACTCCGTTAAGATTTCATAAAAAAACAGATCACAACCCCCTATCTAAATAATATGCTATATCCACGAAGAATAGTGACAGCATTCAGTAAGAAGATTGCATGTGTGTTTGGGTCTAGATTTTTTGAAATGAACGTTTTCCAGTTGCTCACCACTCAATTGTCTTTATTGTTTGACTTTTTGAGACTACCAGGAACTTATCTAATCCATAATTTCATATATAACGCTTGAAATGCTCTAGATTTTCCACCCTAGCCACATCACTCCGATATGTCTGAAACCCCGCGTCACCGGCTTTCCCCTTGGGGAACCACCTGACTCAATTCTTTTTCTGGGGGGGGAAGGCACACCACCTAAAACTACGATCATGCTCGAGCAACAGTTGTGGTACTATAACTCATGGTGACaataggaaaaaaattacCGTTGGCTTTAGAATACTTTTTATCCACGAGCAATACTGCCCCGAACTGACAGCAGTATCAACAGCGTGACTGATCTTATAACATGTAATATTAATTTCCGAAATTAACTCGAATCTGAGGTACTTCAGTATAAATTAGACATGCTTTCGATACATAAACGTTGAATCTCAAAGTAGTTTAGAGAATCTTATCTAAAGTAAGGGGCATCgaaatctttctttattaCACTTATTCCTTCCAATCGTCTTGACTAGATAATCCCCAAAATTATCATTTCCATATTAGGGAGGTCGCGAACTTAGTAA
This sequence is a window from Brettanomyces nanus chromosome 3, complete sequence. Protein-coding genes within it:
- a CDS encoding uncharacterized protein (BUSCO:EOG093400NY), giving the protein MSDAIDALFGCLQLPDYSEQSEVFVFLHNWKLMANDPNFIFDFIQSCHDLLLFRTHQSQSILRILGSVLSSVSDCDCDLSNFIFSFISSILNASPINKIRVFSSELIQFLLDQILSDHFSSLLRNSLTQIFYSLTELGLSYTQLAQIYKASLTDDYALDLLYNCFHLYPTSFKSLILTNTSSLHFRNLHFHDVRKGFTLSTRFQLHSGFHNVDHPEIDPFTLMEISNEDNCSIIRYSIEDSKLVIQCKDTSYAFESFSFELGNLYNVCLLHRCDSKKSSVVDLYIDGEFIQSRTVVPIFLHLSTSKSLFGSHVPSNLNLTLSVSSSSNATNVIPELANLIVINGIQSRNWILLAHSLGPNYAGTYQDTHLASLLDPKSVMTIKLKLREYLETDGRSKKDFDPFVSNIIVDPRDLVLNFHCSNVERSDRGIKINIQTSILRTERPQPVFITRPEDGDVLYWNPYSLINRLFSVGGFGIVLRLIAESTTTDQLVKSLELLFHVLETDSRSLAEFGSKSGYDVLATLLKTKKSLIQMEVLMVILKFIGYNEDSPADSIIANGLAYCSLIADFEIWQPQQTIDCQIDPKSKDTFKFVLFQLSMFGEGSKYHSYNLKKLGDMKIVKRVIQALKYRLVDEDLLPILCNSLLILVRLNPTPSVIRAMSLYVVYALQAKDSDISSDLDKKCGASILDIIVSLVCDPVDIMTPGNFRKVLKSINAKWLMILLDSGEEGVVKMALQLLIRVLSILGPRARRAFNDSGGLVMLRKSLSLKWRDDDLITILFAGSFGVSYSLEKLSVDFGTVNFLKRLCEDPAELSLIMPGFLSVINGLLETSINEVQDLIDDDKFSLLDDTVLDALSSLELYYQVLTISFNEIPALRVFIKDDMNWTSEFLLIVLSLYSLDHIDEFSSFYHRYSEFSGSIFIGKLFDPSSSSANDKKYLWKFCSRDPALFSLTVMPRVFEHIHSFQQTEQSFIKDTIAASCFFRIMSDYFGTGSDFIFDDNDFLQSLDVVGSILFEADRTEYPARSDSTFKICRAAFARSYLRFFTRCTEEEIKEPFSRLSHIKFCFSNFMLYGKVISEGLEEEEQGVIFLLSLLFKNLLVDDEEISSLAANCLRMIVMNGGDLPELSKKFALSFKESVSLNDLELKVYLCSEMDLKNMLNGKFNEALTASRQAKASKLKSEFIKELIANYRLKIHVQHLKRWNLESISKAITEAELHKFNRHIQDDNDDLSYYISTYDRICSKIPVDDIKFKLYLDSTEGRFRMRRKILREPTLESTVLPRGADTITLDESENALLGIESDTDTASYEFVSEQVDLETSLEDKNRKVVRSLYVHDKIVQISNVTQILGLETFEMIVIIGLTHLYLIENYFHTDDGNIVDIDDAPKSVRDPYVQLIAKNDPNNATFSSATHNIEPTKRDKLHRTRSWRLDRLVSISKRKFLLRDVAAELFFADGSSVLITCGTKSRRNLLLGQLSSKITAKYTDEDLEEAMKLASKQKITFVNRRDNGKLSSILFNTFINTGVPPSANVSFSRITKKWKHGELSNFYYLMLINTMAGRTFNDLTQYPVFPFVIADYESDELNLDDPSSFRDLSKPMGAQASKRAGKFKERYEASAEMAPDVPPAHYGTHYSSAMVVASYLIRMEPFVRSYLILQGGKFDHADRLFYSLAKTWKSASCDNTSDVRELIPEFYYLPEFLVNCNNFDFGDLQDGTAVNDVILPPWAHNDPKIFVEKMRQALESDYVSQHLPEWIDLVFGYKQRGEEAVLSLNVFHHLSYAGAIDLEAVADEREKAVVISTIHNFGQTPLQIFSKPHPKRWTLLAKFSFDVNSLVGFPVSRGRHTLKGAVDEIVFDLEHKEWKTLSADVRSNGKLTIRKYSSCNLILNESLVFEQLSQDRITKFELIGSDNLFVVGFEDGSLILYKLTADTLSSITNSQRSSIQQTRMYSGLANPNCLRLQSMDVMRSHSDAIKDIKVSHYNGVLLTLSDNGEAMLWNLADCEKIRDIGNGNENLVNISEEYGYIATVDGENYLKLFTINGDLISQVLLKKGAIVVEFSEFNLPFGCKVNNSPWMHVAIVAVGFEDGTVLIYQLMLEKTWNLAKIGELGTENKITALKLKLGIALDGEGNKVGRGQLLAGTDDGKLLIWG